A window of the bacterium genome harbors these coding sequences:
- a CDS encoding isoprenylcysteine carboxylmethyltransferase family protein — translation MNNISSLAFKYRSYTPIPFLILMLIFQQSTPMTLIIGFIVALFGELIRFWGVSWAGSETRTTGGVGGTFLIISGPFAYVRNPLYVGNILIYFGLGIMSFALFPYLQIVAILFFLLQYYFIVREEEKYLVERFKNDYKEYCKHVPAFLPRLLPYKNSSIIQPPYNSKAGLKSERRSLQAFLGISLLLTILWLIRG, via the coding sequence ATGAATAACATTTCATCTCTTGCATTTAAATACAGAAGTTACACTCCGATTCCATTTTTAATTCTGATGTTAATTTTTCAGCAATCAACTCCGATGACTTTAATTATCGGATTTATCGTTGCGTTGTTTGGAGAGCTCATAAGGTTTTGGGGAGTAAGCTGGGCTGGCAGCGAAACCAGAACAACTGGCGGAGTCGGCGGAACTTTTCTTATTATCAGCGGTCCGTTCGCATATGTTCGTAATCCACTTTATGTCGGAAATATACTCATCTATTTCGGACTTGGAATTATGTCATTTGCATTGTTTCCGTATTTACAAATTGTTGCGATTCTTTTCTTTCTTCTTCAATATTACTTCATTGTCAGAGAAGAAGAAAAATATCTAGTTGAAAGATTTAAGAATGACTACAAAGAATACTGCAAGCATGTTCCGGCATTTTTACCAAGACTTTTGCCTTATAAAAACTCAAGCATAATTCAACCACCTTACAATTCAAAAGCCGGACTAAAATCTGAAAGAAGAAGTCTTCAGGCATTTCTTGGAATTTCTTTACTGCTAACTATCCTTTGGCTTATCAGGGGTTGA
- a CDS encoding lysophospholipid acyltransferase family protein: MSIKKSKQGILRFLGDHFLYFAVTALCKSLEIEKANLKVIEELKIKNQNFVLAFWHGTMILPWYLHGANDFAALTSKSKDGDLLAKILKKWKYQVVRGSSSTGGDVALGIMVDYAKNQYSIAITPDGPRGPKQQFKAGAIITAKKSGIPLILAGVGFKKKKALNNWDRFEIPHFFTKAKIIYSEPIYVDNNLSYEETSAIISKCDEELNRLQQSAQDFTN, from the coding sequence ATGAGTATTAAAAAATCAAAGCAGGGGATACTTAGGTTTTTGGGCGATCATTTTCTTTACTTTGCAGTAACGGCATTATGTAAAAGTCTGGAAATTGAAAAAGCGAATTTAAAAGTGATTGAAGAACTGAAAATAAAAAATCAAAACTTTGTACTCGCATTCTGGCATGGAACAATGATCCTTCCGTGGTATTTGCATGGTGCGAATGATTTTGCCGCATTGACAAGCAAAAGTAAAGATGGTGATCTTCTCGCAAAGATTTTAAAGAAGTGGAAATACCAGGTTGTCCGAGGTTCAAGCAGCACTGGAGGTGATGTAGCACTTGGAATTATGGTTGACTATGCAAAAAATCAGTATTCGATTGCAATCACTCCTGATGGACCGCGCGGACCAAAACAACAATTTAAAGCCGGAGCTATTATTACAGCTAAAAAATCAGGAATACCTTTAATATTGGCCGGAGTGGGATTTAAAAAGAAAAAAGCTTTGAATAACTGGGACAGATTTGAAATACCGCACTTCTTCACCAAAGCAAAGATTATTTATTCAGAACCAATTTATGTTGATAATAATCTATCGTATGAAGAAACTTCGGCAATCATCTCAAAGTGTGATGAAGAGTTGAACCGTCTCCAACAGTCAGCGCAGGATTTTACTAATTAG
- a CDS encoding triose-phosphate isomerase — protein MRKKVIAGNWKMNMNLHQSQKLVSEIINGLGKDTKAEVIVCPPFTSLSEVSSLLKGTQIKLGAQNMYYEDSGAFTGEVSADMLKSVGCEYLILGHSERRVIFNEPDELINKKIKAALTKGLKPIFCIGELLEQRENDETMQVISRQIEKGLDGISAEQMKNIIIAYEPVWAIGTGKTATPQQAQEVHSFIRELVAKKFSTSVAENLVVQYGGSVKPDNAGELLSQKDIDGALVGGACLKADSFLGIIASA, from the coding sequence ATGAGAAAAAAAGTTATTGCCGGCAACTGGAAAATGAATATGAACCTGCATCAATCTCAAAAGTTAGTTAGTGAAATTATTAATGGTTTGGGAAAAGATACTAAAGCTGAAGTAATAGTTTGTCCACCGTTTACATCGTTGAGTGAAGTGAGTTCTTTACTAAAAGGAACACAGATTAAACTTGGTGCGCAGAATATGTATTATGAAGATAGTGGAGCGTTTACCGGAGAAGTCTCTGCCGATATGCTGAAGTCTGTCGGTTGTGAATATTTAATCCTCGGTCATTCTGAAAGGAGAGTAATTTTTAATGAACCCGATGAGCTGATAAATAAAAAAATTAAAGCCGCACTTACAAAAGGCTTGAAGCCGATTTTCTGCATTGGAGAACTTCTCGAACAGAGAGAGAATGATGAAACAATGCAGGTTATATCCCGACAAATCGAAAAAGGATTGGATGGAATTTCTGCTGAACAGATGAAAAATATTATCATTGCTTACGAACCTGTTTGGGCGATTGGTACAGGAAAAACCGCAACACCGCAGCAGGCACAGGAAGTGCATTCGTTCATTCGTGAATTAGTGGCTAAAAAATTTTCAACTTCAGTTGCTGAAAATTTAGTCGTACAATACGGAGGAAGCGTGAAACCGGATAATGCAGGCGAACTTCTTTCTCAGAAAGATATTGACGGTGCACTTGTGGGTGGAGCTTGTCTTAAGGCAGATTCGTTTTTAGGAATTATTGCATCTGCCTGA
- the smc gene encoding chromosome segregation protein SMC, whose protein sequence is MYLSKLEIFGFKSFAQKTPIKFHEGVTSIVGPNGCGKTNIVDAIRWCLGEQRSSTLRSDKMENVIFNGTSTRKPMGMAEVSLTIENTKGILPTEYTDVTITRRIFRSGESEYLLNKNICRLKDITNLFMDTGIGANAYSVIELKMVETILSSKAEERRTMFEEAAGVNKYKLRRRLALKKLEEVMSDLTRVNDIVSEVAKNVASLERQAKKADRYNQLSSRLKEIELELAEREYAWFLDKTEEIIQNKVENNKKKKLCEDEISSLSEKLDQIRKNMVSYENDLKGKRVEEGRLTENIYKLQSDISVSRERKNSVNLNITRYESEIVELNSRIESTKKVIQQALQDTETFTREIEKNREIKDELKLKIENAGSLLDEKRTGVKKHSEVILSGLKHISDKENELFNITKSLEDRNSQIRKLNSRIQNLTSDIAKTVGFLENLKDEKEKVASNLNEAEDNYAKKVQEKEKLEQELNEYKARELELNSILQSLNDKISFIQNLVDNLEGVSQGTKSLLELKDWANGKVTLLANAGNSSDDLRAAVEAALRNNVNDILISSLEELKKGIKHLKNNNLGRASFYLKQNGIGNSGILAKLQNFFSNRQKKKIEADKSFQDWEANAVQVESEWKNYFEKLLGKTAIVNDLDSAISLSQKFPEFRFVTLDGDLAEGTGLIESGSAIIDESLFGKRQLLLEIKKDIPSKQNDLNEISKKISDYETAISKIDLKVLSDQGRMLVNDLANIDKQISQFEYEKKKANDEIEKTRQLIQDIAADANKLDNDKNTISSQLAEFQNQKVIAESRLQSLEDENRKAEQNFDQLIAEENEIKIIIERSLGEVRNLRNTISQSEENVANTFKSISGRKNDTELAHKEISEIDVRIAKLESEAAELESKKQYTITELQKVEEAYNTLRSESTAIETKINDIRAEKDNILDANRDLEIKLSEYEIKKNNLLEHINEEYSIKIERKKFDDNDSFEFEPRKEEVHDLRQKIRNLGPINLLAYSEFEEERDRLEFLNKQRDDLVESEKDIVKTIEEINHTAQAKFAETFNQIRENFIRVFRSLFDPGDEVDLRLEEGADPLEGKIEIIAKPKGKRPTSIELLSGGEKTLTAIALLFAIYLVKPSPFCILDEIDAPLDDANIDRFTRLIKQFSENTQFIVVTHNKRTMEAAETLYGVTMQEEGVSKLVSVRFNEDIKVVA, encoded by the coding sequence TTGTATTTATCAAAGCTTGAAATATTCGGCTTTAAATCATTCGCTCAAAAAACTCCGATAAAGTTTCATGAGGGAGTAACATCCATTGTCGGTCCAAATGGCTGCGGAAAAACCAATATTGTAGATGCAATCAGATGGTGCTTAGGTGAACAGCGAAGCAGCACTCTTCGAAGTGATAAAATGGAGAACGTTATCTTCAACGGCACTTCCACCAGGAAACCGATGGGAATGGCGGAGGTTTCACTTACAATAGAAAACACAAAAGGCATACTTCCTACCGAATACACCGATGTTACAATTACAAGAAGAATTTTCCGTTCCGGTGAAAGCGAGTATCTTCTTAACAAAAACATTTGCCGGTTAAAAGATATTACTAATCTTTTTATGGATACCGGAATTGGTGCGAACGCATATTCCGTTATTGAACTTAAAATGGTTGAGACAATTCTGAGTAGCAAAGCTGAAGAACGCCGTACAATGTTTGAAGAAGCTGCTGGTGTGAATAAATATAAATTAAGAAGAAGACTTGCTCTCAAAAAGCTTGAAGAGGTGATGAGCGATCTTACGAGAGTAAATGATATCGTTAGTGAAGTTGCTAAAAATGTTGCAAGTCTTGAAAGACAGGCGAAGAAAGCTGACAGGTATAATCAATTATCTTCCAGGCTGAAAGAAATCGAACTTGAACTTGCTGAACGTGAGTATGCCTGGTTTCTTGACAAAACTGAAGAGATTATTCAAAATAAAGTTGAGAACAATAAGAAAAAGAAATTGTGCGAAGATGAAATATCATCACTCTCTGAAAAGCTTGACCAAATCAGAAAAAATATGGTCAGCTATGAAAATGACCTGAAAGGGAAGCGTGTTGAGGAGGGTCGACTTACAGAAAATATTTATAAGCTTCAGAGCGATATTTCTGTATCAAGGGAAAGAAAGAACTCTGTTAACTTAAATATTACCAGGTACGAAAGTGAAATAGTTGAACTCAACAGCCGCATCGAATCAACAAAGAAAGTAATTCAACAGGCACTCCAGGATACCGAAACCTTCACTCGTGAAATAGAAAAGAACAGAGAAATAAAAGATGAACTGAAGCTGAAGATTGAAAATGCAGGTTCATTACTTGATGAAAAAAGAACCGGGGTGAAAAAACACTCTGAAGTTATTCTTTCAGGATTGAAACACATAAGCGACAAAGAGAATGAGCTTTTTAATATTACCAAATCTCTCGAGGACAGGAATTCACAAATAAGAAAGCTTAACTCCCGAATTCAAAATCTTACTAGTGATATTGCGAAGACGGTAGGTTTCCTCGAAAATTTAAAAGATGAAAAAGAAAAAGTTGCTTCCAACCTGAATGAAGCTGAAGATAATTATGCGAAGAAAGTTCAGGAAAAAGAAAAGCTTGAACAGGAATTAAATGAATACAAAGCGAGAGAGCTTGAACTGAACAGCATCCTGCAAAGTCTTAATGATAAGATATCATTTATTCAGAATCTCGTTGATAATCTCGAAGGTGTATCACAGGGGACAAAATCATTACTCGAATTAAAAGATTGGGCTAACGGGAAAGTTACACTTCTTGCAAACGCTGGCAATTCTTCTGATGATTTAAGAGCAGCAGTTGAAGCCGCTTTACGTAATAATGTAAATGATATCCTCATCTCTTCTCTTGAAGAGTTGAAGAAAGGGATTAAGCATCTTAAGAATAATAATCTTGGAAGAGCTTCATTTTATTTAAAGCAGAATGGAATCGGAAATTCAGGAATTCTGGCAAAGCTTCAAAACTTTTTTTCAAACAGACAAAAGAAAAAAATTGAAGCAGACAAATCTTTCCAGGATTGGGAAGCAAATGCAGTCCAGGTAGAAAGCGAATGGAAAAATTATTTTGAAAAGTTGCTCGGTAAAACGGCTATCGTAAATGATTTGGATTCTGCAATCTCTCTTTCACAAAAATTTCCCGAGTTCAGATTTGTTACACTTGACGGCGATCTTGCAGAAGGAACGGGGTTAATTGAAAGCGGTTCAGCGATTATTGATGAATCACTGTTCGGAAAGAGACAGCTTTTACTTGAGATCAAGAAGGATATTCCATCTAAGCAGAATGACCTTAATGAAATTTCAAAGAAAATTTCTGATTATGAAACTGCTATCAGCAAGATTGATTTGAAGGTTTTATCTGACCAGGGAAGAATGCTTGTAAATGATCTCGCAAATATTGATAAGCAGATTTCGCAGTTTGAGTATGAAAAGAAAAAGGCAAACGATGAGATCGAAAAAACACGTCAGCTTATACAAGATATCGCTGCTGATGCTAACAAGCTTGACAATGATAAAAACACAATCAGCAGTCAGCTTGCTGAATTTCAGAATCAAAAAGTAATTGCTGAATCACGACTCCAATCACTGGAAGATGAGAATAGAAAAGCCGAACAGAATTTTGATCAGTTAATTGCCGAGGAAAACGAAATTAAGATTATTATCGAAAGAAGTCTCGGTGAAGTACGAAACCTTCGTAACACTATATCTCAGTCCGAAGAGAATGTTGCAAACACCTTCAAATCAATTTCGGGACGCAAGAATGATACGGAACTTGCTCACAAAGAAATATCTGAAATTGATGTGCGGATAGCAAAGCTTGAATCAGAAGCTGCTGAACTTGAGAGCAAGAAACAGTATACAATTACCGAGCTTCAAAAAGTTGAGGAAGCATACAATACATTGAGGTCTGAGAGTACTGCTATTGAAACAAAGATAAATGATATACGAGCTGAAAAAGATAATATACTTGATGCAAACCGCGATCTTGAAATCAAGCTGAGTGAATATGAAATTAAGAAGAATAATCTCCTCGAACATATAAATGAGGAGTATTCAATAAAGATTGAACGGAAGAAATTTGATGACAACGATAGTTTCGAATTTGAACCGCGCAAAGAAGAAGTTCATGATCTTCGTCAGAAGATCCGGAATCTTGGTCCGATAAACCTTCTGGCATATTCTGAATTCGAAGAAGAACGCGACAGACTTGAATTCCTTAATAAACAGCGTGACGATCTTGTTGAATCTGAAAAAGATATCGTAAAAACTATTGAAGAAATAAATCATACGGCGCAGGCAAAATTTGCTGAAACATTCAACCAGATAAGGGAAAATTTCATTCGAGTTTTCAGATCATTGTTCGATCCCGGTGATGAGGTAGATCTGAGATTGGAAGAAGGTGCCGATCCGCTCGAAGGCAAAATTGAAATAATTGCAAAGCCAAAGGGGAAACGTCCGACTTCGATCGAGCTTTTATCAGGAGGAGAAAAAACATTAACAGCAATTGCACTTTTATTTGCAATTTATCTTGTGAAGCCGAGTCCGTTCTGTATTCTCGATGAAATTGATGCACCGCTTGATGATGCAAACATTGACCGGTTTACAAGGCTGATTAAACAGTTCAGCGAAAACACACAGTTTATAGTGGTCACACACAATAAAAGAACGATGGAAGCAGCAGAAACTCTTTACGGTGTTACGATGCAGGAAGAAGGAGTTTCAAAGCTTGTAAGCGTCAGATTTAATGAAGATATAAAAGTCGTTGCATAG
- the lpxB gene encoding lipid-A-disaccharide synthase, producing the protein MIITGEVSGDLIGGALVRELKSSKPDLIITGIGGEKMKSAGMDLIYHTNQMAFLGFVEVVKHLPFIREVQKKLIEVIKKENIRCVVLIDYPGFNLSIAKKLKPLGIKIIYYVSPQLWAWAKGRVKKVKQLVDKMLVVFPFEVDFYKKENVDVEYVGHPLVERISQYNFLSREEFFTKFNLDKAKEILLVMPGSRKQEVKSIFPEIIKAANKLAAEYNLQVVVARSKNIDEKLLRHLADSENFVSIDGYNYELMQYSRFGIIKSGTSTLESGYFALPMIVVYKTSSLTYLIGKQLIKLDRIGMVNILLDEMVVPELIQNDADAENIFAIASKILSDGKTYLAVKQKLGLVKEKLGGDGASKKAAGKILEILNEY; encoded by the coding sequence ATGATCATTACGGGTGAAGTATCCGGTGATTTGATTGGCGGCGCTTTGGTAAGGGAACTAAAATCTTCAAAACCTGATTTGATAATTACGGGTATTGGTGGGGAGAAAATGAAATCAGCAGGAATGGATTTAATATATCATACCAATCAGATGGCGTTTTTGGGATTTGTTGAAGTTGTAAAACATTTGCCTTTCATAAGAGAAGTCCAAAAGAAACTGATTGAAGTGATAAAAAAAGAAAACATCAGATGTGTGGTACTGATTGATTATCCTGGATTCAATCTAAGCATTGCAAAAAAACTAAAGCCTCTCGGAATAAAAATTATTTATTATGTCTCGCCTCAATTATGGGCGTGGGCAAAAGGTAGAGTAAAAAAAGTAAAACAACTGGTTGATAAGATGCTGGTTGTATTTCCTTTTGAAGTTGACTTTTACAAAAAAGAGAATGTAGATGTTGAATATGTTGGTCATCCGCTTGTTGAGAGAATAAGTCAATATAATTTTTTAAGCAGGGAGGAATTCTTTACAAAATTCAATCTGGATAAAGCAAAAGAAATTCTTCTGGTGATGCCTGGGAGCCGAAAGCAGGAAGTAAAGTCAATTTTCCCCGAGATTATCAAAGCAGCTAATAAGCTTGCAGCAGAATATAATTTGCAGGTCGTTGTTGCCCGATCAAAAAATATTGATGAAAAATTACTGCGTCATCTTGCTGATTCTGAAAATTTTGTCTCCATCGATGGCTATAATTATGAGTTGATGCAGTATTCACGTTTTGGTATAATCAAATCAGGGACATCGACACTTGAATCCGGGTATTTTGCTCTGCCGATGATCGTTGTATACAAAACAAGTTCGCTTACTTATCTGATTGGGAAGCAGCTGATAAAGCTTGACAGAATTGGAATGGTGAATATTTTACTGGATGAAATGGTTGTACCGGAATTGATTCAGAACGACGCAGATGCTGAAAATATTTTTGCTATCGCTTCAAAAATTTTATCAGATGGAAAAACTTATCTGGCAGTAAAACAAAAACTCGGATTGGTAAAAGAGAAACTGGGCGGTGATGGTGCATCAAAAAAAGCCGCCGGTAAAATTTTGGAAATACTGAATGAGTATTAA
- the queC gene encoding 7-cyano-7-deazaguanine synthase QueC — MNFEQKEIAVVAVSGGMDSCVTAAIANEKYQLAFAHINYGQRTEKRELKAFNDIADFYNVKERLVIDYTHLSKIGGSSLTDKNIEVSKADLKNINIPTSYVPFRNANILSACVSWAEVLKATAIFIGAVYEDSSGYPDCRPEFFSAFGKMIELGTKPETKIKIETPVIHLSKAEIIKKGIELNAPLHLTWSCYQSEDIACGICDSCALRLRGFQLAGVKDLIPYKQKPNYS; from the coding sequence ATGAATTTCGAGCAAAAAGAAATAGCAGTCGTTGCAGTAAGCGGAGGAATGGATAGTTGTGTTACCGCAGCAATTGCAAATGAAAAATATCAGCTTGCATTTGCACATATTAATTATGGTCAGCGGACTGAGAAGAGAGAGCTGAAGGCTTTCAACGATATCGCAGATTTTTATAATGTGAAAGAAAGACTGGTGATCGATTATACACATCTTTCAAAAATCGGCGGCTCATCTTTGACAGATAAAAATATTGAAGTATCAAAAGCTGACTTGAAAAACATAAATATTCCAACTTCGTATGTTCCATTTCGTAATGCAAATATTCTTTCTGCTTGCGTAAGCTGGGCAGAAGTTTTGAAAGCAACAGCAATTTTCATCGGTGCTGTATATGAAGACTCTTCCGGTTACCCCGATTGCAGACCGGAATTCTTTTCTGCCTTCGGAAAGATGATTGAACTTGGAACAAAACCGGAAACAAAAATTAAAATTGAAACACCGGTTATTCATTTGTCCAAAGCAGAAATAATAAAAAAAGGAATTGAATTGAATGCTCCTCTACATTTAACGTGGAGTTGTTATCAGAGCGAAGATATTGCCTGCGGAATCTGTGACAGCTGTGCTCTTCGTCTCAGAGGATTTCAGTTGGCCGGAGTTAAAGATCTGATCCCATATAAACAGAAACCAAATTATTCCTAA
- a CDS encoding MtnX-like HAD-IB family phosphatase has product MTEKQFKIFIDFDGTITKNDVGEEIFRKFVDEDVVSKIVTDLLLENISSRECWEALCLAAPLIEKKEFDEFILSQEVEPSLHRFIEYCEKNNFPVFVLSDGFDYYIEKILGRENLGHLNFFSNELNLTANGKLMPLFPYFNADCRTSSNCKRNHIIENSSENDYTVYIGDGSSDIDAVQYVDFIFAKDSLLRFCEMNRITFFPFRNFDDVIVKLDGLLSKKRLKKRHQAELKRREAYLAE; this is encoded by the coding sequence TTGACAGAAAAACAATTCAAAATATTTATTGACTTTGATGGCACTATAACAAAGAACGATGTCGGGGAAGAAATTTTTAGAAAATTCGTTGATGAAGATGTCGTCAGTAAAATAGTGACAGATCTTCTTTTAGAAAATATATCATCAAGAGAATGCTGGGAAGCTCTCTGTCTCGCTGCACCATTAATCGAAAAGAAAGAGTTTGATGAATTTATACTTTCACAGGAAGTAGAACCGTCGCTTCATCGTTTTATTGAATATTGTGAAAAGAATAATTTTCCTGTTTTTGTTCTGAGTGATGGTTTTGATTATTACATAGAAAAAATTCTGGGAAGAGAAAATCTTGGACATTTAAATTTTTTTAGTAACGAATTAAACTTAACTGCTAATGGGAAGTTGATGCCTCTATTTCCATATTTTAATGCAGATTGCAGGACCTCATCAAATTGCAAGAGAAATCATATAATCGAGAACAGCAGCGAAAACGATTACACAGTTTATATTGGCGATGGGAGTTCAGATATCGATGCAGTTCAATACGTGGATTTCATTTTTGCGAAAGATAGTCTCCTGCGATTTTGTGAAATGAACAGGATAACATTTTTCCCATTCAGGAATTTTGATGATGTGATTGTAAAGCTGGATGGACTTTTATCCAAAAAGAGATTAAAGAAAAGACATCAGGCAGAATTAAAACGCCGCGAAGCGTATTTGGCAGAGTAA
- the lpxK gene encoding tetraacyldisaccharide 4'-kinase, with translation MNLLKIILYPLIPVYAFVIWLRNFLFDKNIFKSRTVNAKVYSVGNISFGGSGKTPVTIYLTSLLKLGGKKVGVLSRGYGRKSSGYILVSDGKKFLSTVDKAGDEIYHTALDCSVPAAVSENRVKGAERLINDTGVNTIVLDDAFQHRWIKRDVDILVIDQRLLTENHFFINNLLPTGIMRESFSSIGRADVVIINRKFMEKKDIPDHHQRHFEDKRIFTGYYKAISFFDLKHNTELSLEEFQGQKSLVVSGIATPFSFLNILKQTKVDTQNKLIFKDHKRYNYNDVQRIRQLFYSTNSHSVVTTEKDAVKLTRFSREMDDIDIYYLKIKFALDDEDAFKGFIFGV, from the coding sequence ATGAATTTGCTAAAGATCATATTATATCCTTTGATACCCGTATACGCATTTGTAATATGGCTGAGGAATTTTCTGTTCGATAAAAATATTTTTAAAAGCCGTACGGTGAATGCAAAAGTTTATTCTGTAGGCAATATATCTTTCGGTGGTTCCGGTAAGACACCCGTAACTATTTACCTTACAAGTTTGTTGAAGCTTGGAGGGAAAAAAGTCGGAGTTTTAAGCCGGGGTTACGGGAGGAAATCATCAGGGTATATTCTTGTTTCTGATGGTAAGAAATTTTTATCGACCGTAGATAAAGCAGGTGATGAAATCTATCATACTGCTTTAGACTGCTCAGTTCCGGCTGCAGTTTCTGAAAATCGAGTCAAAGGTGCGGAAAGATTAATAAATGATACCGGAGTAAATACAATCGTACTTGATGATGCATTCCAGCATCGCTGGATAAAGAGAGATGTTGATATTCTGGTTATTGATCAACGCCTTTTGACGGAAAATCATTTTTTCATAAATAACTTGCTTCCAACAGGAATAATGAGGGAATCATTCTCATCAATAGGAAGAGCAGATGTTGTTATCATCAACCGGAAGTTTATGGAAAAGAAGGATATCCCTGACCATCACCAAAGACACTTTGAGGATAAGAGAATATTTACCGGTTACTACAAGGCAATTAGTTTTTTCGATTTAAAACACAATACTGAACTTAGCCTCGAAGAATTCCAGGGGCAGAAAAGCCTCGTAGTATCCGGAATCGCAACTCCGTTCTCTTTCCTGAATATTTTGAAGCAGACAAAAGTTGATACACAAAATAAACTGATTTTCAAGGATCATAAAAGATATAATTATAATGATGTTCAGAGAATACGACAGTTGTTTTATTCAACAAATTCGCACTCTGTCGTTACAACTGAAAAGGATGCAGTAAAATTGACCAGATTTTCACGTGAGATGGACGACATCGACATATATTATTTAAAAATAAAATTTGCCCTTGATGATGAAGATGCCTTTAAAGGCTTTATCTTTGGGGTCTAA
- the queF gene encoding NADPH-dependent 7-cyano-7-deazaguanine reductase QueF, whose product MKNKRNLLETFKNEFPNRDYTIIHTAPEFTSLCPKTGQPDFATITVEYIPDKLCIELKSLKIYFNSYRNDGLFFESATNKILDDLVAVCKPRYMLITAEFNVRGGISSVIEAEYFSDVFNK is encoded by the coding sequence ATGAAAAACAAAAGAAATCTTTTAGAAACATTCAAAAACGAATTCCCAAACCGGGATTACACAATTATACACACAGCACCAGAGTTTACTTCGCTATGCCCTAAAACAGGTCAGCCTGATTTTGCTACGATAACTGTTGAGTATATTCCGGATAAACTTTGTATAGAATTAAAATCGTTAAAAATTTATTTTAACTCTTACCGGAATGATGGCTTGTTTTTCGAAAGTGCGACAAATAAAATACTCGATGACCTGGTTGCAGTATGCAAACCGCGATATATGCTAATCACAGCCGAATTCAATGTAAGAGGAGGAATTTCATCTGTAATTGAAGCTGAATATTTCAGCGACGTATTTAATAAGTAA